A section of the Deltaproteobacteria bacterium genome encodes:
- the accB gene encoding acetyl-CoA carboxylase biotin carboxyl carrier protein: protein MELKEIREILKLIEKFGIQDFTLQRGDSKVRIRKGGTETGRVMAPLYQAPPSSEPVSGSLPPPVPPEPSESLTVGENQFLVTSPIVGTFYRAPSPDRPSYVEVGQVANKGTILCIVEAMKIMNEIECEVNGKISAILVENAQPVEYGEPLFIIDLA, encoded by the coding sequence ATGGAATTGAAAGAGATCAGGGAGATCCTGAAATTAATCGAGAAGTTCGGAATCCAGGATTTTACCCTGCAAAGGGGAGACAGCAAGGTCAGGATCCGTAAGGGGGGGACTGAGACCGGCAGGGTCATGGCGCCGCTTTACCAGGCGCCCCCCTCTTCCGAACCCGTTTCGGGTTCCCTACCCCCCCCCGTTCCCCCCGAACCATCGGAATCCCTTACCGTTGGGGAAAACCAGTTCCTGGTTACCTCGCCGATAGTGGGAACCTTCTACAGGGCGCCATCACCTGATAGGCCTTCCTACGTCGAGGTTGGACAGGTTGCCAACAAGGGAACGATACTCTGCATTGTCGAGGCAATGAAGATCATGAACGAGATCGAGTGTGAGGTCAACGGCAAGATATCCGCGATCCTGGTGGAGAATGCACAGCCTGTCGAATACGGTGAGCCCCTCTTCATAATCGATCTGGCCTGA